One genomic region from Desulfuromonas sp. TF encodes:
- a CDS encoding spermidine synthase has protein sequence MAQPWKIIDSVATDEGTLELRQRGERDFLITLGNLVLMNSLAHRSEVVLGQVACRHLQHHERPRVLVGGLGMGFTLRAVLESLPHSAEVVVSELNPVVLSWCRGPLSDLTGGAAADPRVRVEIGDVADLIRRSAAEGRESRFDAVVFDLYKGPHYHTDKRNDPLYGSRAIENTRGVLKPDGVFAVWGENYDAGFDQRLRAAGFTVSSERPGRGGLRHIVFLAKMPGAVNRKNLTGKSERRGSQTDPKKG, from the coding sequence ATGGCCCAACCCTGGAAAATCATCGACAGCGTCGCCACGGATGAAGGTACGCTCGAGCTGCGGCAGAGGGGAGAGCGTGACTTTCTGATCACCTTGGGCAACTTGGTCCTCATGAACAGCCTGGCCCATCGGTCCGAAGTCGTCCTCGGCCAAGTCGCATGCCGGCATCTGCAGCACCACGAGCGGCCCCGAGTGCTCGTCGGCGGACTCGGGATGGGATTCACCCTCAGGGCCGTTCTGGAATCCCTGCCCCACTCGGCCGAAGTGGTGGTGTCCGAACTCAATCCGGTGGTTCTGAGCTGGTGTCGAGGACCTCTGTCGGACCTTACGGGAGGAGCTGCCGCCGACCCCCGGGTCAGGGTGGAGATCGGCGACGTTGCCGACCTCATCCGCCGAAGCGCTGCGGAAGGGCGGGAATCACGATTCGATGCGGTAGTCTTCGATCTCTACAAGGGTCCGCACTACCACACGGACAAACGGAACGATCCGCTTTACGGAAGCAGGGCCATTGAAAATACGCGGGGAGTTCTAAAGCCGGACGGAGTTTTCGCCGTGTGGGGGGAAAATTACGATGCCGGCTTCGATCAACGCCTCCGTGCAGCCGGCTTCACTGTTTCAAGCGAACGTCCGGGTCGGGGCGGGCTTCGGCATATAGTTTTCTTAGCCAAAATGCCAGGAGCTGTTAACCGAAAAAACCTGACCGGGAAAAGTGAAAGACGGGGTTCCCAAACGGACCCGAAGAAGGGCTGA